A region of Spiribacter roseus DNA encodes the following proteins:
- the ilvD gene encoding dihydroxy-acid dehydratase, whose amino-acid sequence MADNRRSRAVTEGRARTPNRAMMRAAGFTDEDFAKPIVGVGNAHSTITPCNMGIGAQAERASDALRAAGAMPVSFGTITISDGISMGTEGMKYSLVSREVIADSIETVCNGQSLDGILATGGCDKNMPGAMIGIARLNIPAIFVYGGTIKPGHYKGQDLTIVSAFEAVGQSAAGNLSDEDLKGVEMNACPGAGSCGGMFTANTMSSAFEAMGMSLMGSSTVSAEDDEARDVAARAAEVLVDAIHHQRLPRDLMTRKAFENAASVVMALGGSTNAVLHLLGIASACEVEFSIDDIERIRQRVPVLCDLKPSGRYVTSEFHAVGGTPQVMKMLLANGLLHGDCMTITGQTIEQLLESVPATPSPDQDIIRDFDNPVYAEGHLAILRGNLANEGAVAKVSGIKKRRIEGPARVFDSEELAMDAILADRIQAGDVLIIRYEGPRGGPGMREMLAPTSAIIGRGLGDAVGLITDGRFSGGTYGMVVGHVAPEAAAGGNIALVEEGDTVIIDADQNLLEVQIDEATLAERRARWSPRPPNYRRGVLGKFARLVSSASYGAVTDKDLFED is encoded by the coding sequence ATGGCCGACAACCGCCGCAGCCGCGCCGTTACCGAAGGACGTGCCCGCACCCCCAACCGCGCGATGATGCGGGCCGCCGGCTTTACCGACGAGGACTTCGCAAAGCCCATCGTCGGCGTGGGCAATGCCCATAGCACCATCACGCCCTGCAACATGGGCATCGGCGCCCAGGCCGAGCGCGCCAGCGACGCGCTGCGTGCCGCCGGTGCGATGCCGGTTAGCTTTGGCACCATCACCATCTCCGATGGCATTTCCATGGGCACCGAGGGCATGAAGTACTCGCTGGTCTCGCGGGAAGTGATCGCCGATTCCATCGAAACCGTCTGCAACGGCCAGAGCCTTGACGGCATTCTCGCCACCGGCGGCTGCGACAAGAACATGCCCGGGGCGATGATCGGCATCGCCCGGCTGAACATCCCCGCGATCTTCGTCTATGGCGGCACCATCAAGCCGGGCCACTACAAAGGCCAGGACCTGACCATCGTCAGCGCCTTCGAGGCGGTGGGCCAGTCCGCCGCCGGCAACCTCTCGGATGAGGACCTCAAGGGCGTGGAAATGAACGCCTGCCCGGGCGCCGGCTCGTGTGGCGGCATGTTCACCGCCAACACCATGTCGAGCGCCTTCGAGGCAATGGGCATGAGCCTGATGGGCTCGAGCACGGTCTCGGCCGAGGACGACGAGGCGCGGGACGTGGCGGCACGCGCCGCCGAGGTGCTGGTGGATGCCATCCACCACCAGCGCCTGCCCCGCGACCTGATGACCCGCAAGGCCTTCGAGAACGCCGCCAGCGTGGTTATGGCACTGGGCGGTTCGACCAATGCCGTGCTCCACCTGCTGGGTATCGCCAGCGCCTGCGAGGTGGAATTCTCCATCGACGATATCGAGCGGATCCGCCAGCGCGTGCCGGTGCTCTGCGATCTGAAGCCCTCGGGGCGCTATGTCACCAGCGAATTCCACGCCGTTGGCGGCACCCCCCAGGTCATGAAAATGCTGCTGGCGAATGGGCTGCTGCATGGAGACTGCATGACCATCACCGGACAGACCATCGAGCAGCTGCTGGAGTCGGTCCCCGCCACGCCGTCGCCGGATCAGGACATCATCCGCGACTTCGACAACCCGGTGTATGCCGAGGGCCATCTCGCGATCCTGCGCGGCAACCTGGCCAACGAGGGCGCCGTCGCCAAGGTCAGTGGCATTAAAAAGCGCCGCATCGAAGGCCCCGCTCGGGTGTTCGATTCCGAGGAGCTGGCCATGGATGCGATCCTCGCCGACCGGATCCAGGCCGGCGATGTCCTCATCATCCGCTACGAGGGCCCGCGTGGCGGCCCCGGCATGCGCGAAATGCTGGCGCCGACCTCGGCGATCATCGGCCGCGGGCTGGGTGACGCCGTGGGCCTGATCACCGACGGGCGGTTCTCCGGTGGCACCTACGGCATGGTCGTCGGCCATGTCGCCCCCGAGGCGGCGGCCGGCGGCAACATCGCCCTGGTCGAGGAAGGCGATACGGTGATCATCGATGCCGACCAGAACCTGCTCGAGGTGCAGATCGACGAGGCCACACTCGCTGAGCGCCGCGCCCGGTGGAGCCCCCGGCCGCCGAACTACCGCCGCGGCGTGCTGGGCAAGTTCGCCCGGCTGGTCAGCTCGGCGTCCTACGGCGCGGTCACCGACAAGGACCTGTTCGAGGACTGA
- a CDS encoding SCO family protein, whose product MPEHPRKRRWPGPALVVMMAALLSACGGSGYQTKGIEGLLPDLAFRLTSETGETLTAADLRGAPTVVFFGFTHCPDVCPTAMARIAAATEAAGESLDGDLQVLFVSVDPGRDTPQRLADYTDFFSDRVTGATAPVERLRELTKRYRATFGYGEPNEFGDYNVSHSSAMYVFDAEGHARALFRPSDSVTGMAADLRRIARG is encoded by the coding sequence ATGCCTGAGCACCCCAGAAAACGTCGCTGGCCGGGCCCCGCGCTGGTTGTGATGATGGCTGCGCTGCTGAGCGCCTGCGGCGGCAGTGGCTATCAGACCAAGGGCATCGAGGGGCTGCTGCCGGATCTCGCCTTCCGCCTGACCAGTGAGACTGGCGAAACGCTGACCGCCGCCGATCTGCGGGGCGCGCCCACGGTGGTGTTCTTCGGCTTCACCCATTGCCCCGATGTCTGTCCCACGGCCATGGCGCGGATTGCGGCGGCCACGGAGGCGGCCGGCGAGAGCCTCGACGGCGATCTGCAGGTGCTGTTCGTCTCGGTGGATCCCGGCCGGGATACGCCCCAGCGGCTTGCCGACTACACGGACTTTTTCAGTGACCGCGTCACCGGCGCCACGGCACCGGTGGAGCGACTCCGCGAGCTCACCAAGCGCTACCGCGCCACCTTCGGCTACGGCGAGCCCAATGAGTTCGGCGACTACAACGTCTCGCACTCGAGCGCGATGTACGTGTTTGATGCCGAGGGTCACGCCCGGGCGCTGTTCCGCCCGAGCGACAGTGTGACGGGAATGGCCGCGGATCTGCGGCGCATCGCCCGGGGTTAG
- a CDS encoding DUF4426 domain-containing protein: MKHPGHRLARWAAALLVALPLLASAQQSERFGDYEIHYSAIPTGMLNADVAREYGLVRSRTRGMVMVTILRNGEAVSGAVDIVARDDNDELTEIPAERVREDGWVSYVGTFPIEPGDARIFEIDVNPHAGGEVYSVAFRQTFHPGE, translated from the coding sequence ATGAAGCATCCCGGACATCGGCTGGCCCGCTGGGCGGCCGCCCTGCTGGTCGCCCTTCCCCTGCTGGCATCGGCCCAGCAGTCGGAGCGCTTCGGTGACTATGAGATCCACTACAGCGCCATCCCCACCGGCATGCTCAATGCCGACGTGGCCCGCGAATACGGACTGGTGCGCAGCCGCACCCGCGGCATGGTGATGGTGACGATCCTGCGCAATGGCGAGGCCGTGTCCGGCGCCGTCGACATCGTCGCCCGCGATGACAATGACGAGCTCACCGAAATCCCCGCCGAGCGGGTCCGCGAGGACGGCTGGGTCTCCTATGTCGGGACGTTCCCCATCGAGCCCGGCGATGCGCGTATCTTCGAAATCGACGTCAACCCCCATGCCGGTGGCGAGGTCTACTCGGTGGCCTTTCGGCAGACCTTCCACCCGGGGGAATAG
- the zapE gene encoding cell division protein ZapE: MTTPSIRYEADLAGGDFVDDPAQRAAVEALDALQAALQDQPPPATGLRGWWQRRRGAAPAAVSGLYLWGGVGRGKTYLMDTFYECLPASIPRRRVHFHRFMQSAHYRLRWLREQPDPLRTLAAEWAGEARVLCFDEFFVSDIADAMILSGLLHGLIDEGVTLVATSNLPPDGLYPGGLQRDRFLPAIDLLERHLQVMNVDGGTDYRLRLLSRAPVYHVPADAHARTALAETFERLSPERDHETDGLAINQRDIPVLALGDGVLWVRFGALCEGPRSADDYVEIARRFHTVLISDVPIMDRDREDAARRFAAMVDEFYDRGVKLIISATAEPEWLYRGRHLHFEFRRIISRLREMQSREYLALPHRP; the protein is encoded by the coding sequence GTGACAACGCCGAGTATCCGTTACGAGGCCGATCTGGCCGGCGGTGATTTCGTCGACGATCCGGCGCAGCGCGCCGCGGTGGAGGCGCTGGATGCCCTTCAGGCGGCGCTGCAGGACCAGCCGCCGCCGGCCACCGGCCTGCGCGGCTGGTGGCAGCGTCGCCGCGGCGCTGCCCCCGCCGCGGTGTCGGGGCTCTATCTGTGGGGCGGGGTGGGCCGCGGCAAGACCTATCTGATGGACACCTTCTATGAATGCCTGCCCGCCTCCATCCCCCGGCGCCGGGTGCATTTCCACCGCTTCATGCAGTCCGCCCATTACCGTCTGCGCTGGCTGCGTGAACAGCCGGATCCGCTGCGCACCCTGGCCGCTGAATGGGCCGGCGAGGCGCGGGTGCTCTGCTTTGACGAGTTCTTCGTCAGCGACATCGCCGACGCGATGATCCTCTCGGGACTGCTGCATGGGTTGATCGACGAGGGCGTGACGCTGGTGGCCACCTCGAACCTGCCGCCGGACGGGCTCTATCCGGGCGGTCTCCAGCGTGATCGCTTCCTGCCCGCCATCGATCTGCTGGAGCGCCATCTGCAGGTGATGAACGTGGATGGTGGCACCGACTATCGCCTGCGGCTGCTCAGCCGCGCACCGGTCTATCATGTGCCCGCGGACGCGCATGCCCGCACCGCCCTTGCCGAGACCTTCGAGCGCCTCAGCCCCGAGCGTGATCATGAAACCGATGGACTGGCCATCAACCAGCGCGACATCCCGGTGCTGGCCCTTGGCGACGGCGTGCTCTGGGTGCGCTTCGGTGCCTTGTGCGAGGGGCCGCGCAGCGCCGATGACTATGTCGAGATCGCCCGTCGCTTTCACACCGTGCTGATCTCGGACGTGCCGATTATGGATCGCGACCGCGAAGACGCGGCGCGGCGCTTCGCGGCGATGGTCGACGAGTTCTATGATCGCGGCGTCAAGCTGATCATCTCCGCCACCGCCGAGCCTGAATGGCTGTACCGCGGCCGGCACCTGCATTTTGAGTTTCGGCGCATCATTTCGCGTCTGCGCGAGATGCAGTCCCGGGAGTATCTGGCCCTGCCCCACCGGCCCTAG
- a CDS encoding histone deacetylase family protein translates to MSTWLITHEACLQHDTGSGHPERIERLEAILAALDTPAFADLQRHTAQSASRAVLERAHSPGYIDEVMAAVPATGRTQLNADTTLSAGSGEAALRAAGAATQAVDAIQTGEARRVFCAVRPPGHHAETGESMGFCLFSNAAIAALHAQAVHGVQRVAIVDFDVHHGNGTQAVVAEREGLFYLSTHQYPLFPGTGSRKENRPGHILNIPMPEGTGSADYREQFHREAISALIDFDPELMIISAGFDAAVEDPLAGMALTTEDFAWITDELVAVANYCCGGHICSVLEGGYDLDALARGAAAHVAGLMK, encoded by the coding sequence GTGTCGACCTGGCTGATCACCCACGAGGCCTGCCTGCAGCATGACACCGGCAGTGGCCATCCCGAGCGCATCGAGCGGCTTGAGGCCATCCTCGCCGCCCTCGACACCCCGGCGTTTGCCGACCTGCAGCGCCATACCGCGCAGTCGGCGTCGCGGGCGGTGCTCGAGCGCGCCCATAGCCCCGGGTATATTGATGAGGTGATGGCGGCCGTGCCGGCCACCGGGCGGACGCAGCTCAACGCCGATACCACCCTGTCGGCCGGTTCGGGAGAGGCCGCACTGCGCGCCGCCGGTGCGGCGACCCAGGCGGTGGACGCCATCCAGACCGGCGAGGCGCGGCGGGTGTTCTGTGCCGTGCGCCCGCCCGGGCATCATGCCGAGACCGGTGAGTCCATGGGGTTCTGCCTGTTCAGCAATGCCGCCATCGCCGCCCTCCACGCGCAGGCGGTACACGGTGTCCAGCGCGTCGCCATCGTCGATTTCGATGTCCACCACGGCAACGGGACCCAGGCGGTGGTGGCCGAGCGCGAGGGGCTGTTCTACCTGTCCACACACCAGTATCCGCTGTTCCCCGGCACCGGCAGCCGCAAGGAAAACCGCCCCGGGCATATCCTGAATATCCCCATGCCCGAGGGCACCGGCTCGGCGGACTACCGCGAGCAGTTCCACCGCGAGGCGATTTCAGCGCTGATCGACTTTGACCCCGAGCTGATGATCATCTCGGCGGGATTTGATGCCGCCGTCGAGGACCCGCTGGCCGGCATGGCGCTGACCACGGAGGACTTTGCCTGGATCACCGACGAGCTGGTGGCCGTGGCCAACTACTGCTGCGGGGGGCATATCTGCTCGGTGCTCGAAGGCGGCTACGACCTCGATGCCCTTGCCCGGGGTGCGGCCGCGCACGTCGCCGGGCTGATGAAATAG
- a CDS encoding cytochrome c oxidase assembly protein: MNTLVTWLQPWEPSLPVFLACALAVGLYAIGLIRGASPGFWPALSYFAGVALIYAVTQTHYDYYSQYLFSAHRLQHLVLHHLGPFLIALAMPAGVLATALPARVRAWPRGPAAPLFGALRRVYRVLQQPFIAGVLFVGVIYFWLTPEIHFDAMLSIDLYWFMNWTMLLDGLLFWWLIFERSDQAVTPRLSPGRRILLLALIMPPQIALGAYITFSGQNLFEIYDVCGRAFPIDPLLDQQIGGLITWIPAAMMSVMAAIIVLAFRLHGRESDA, encoded by the coding sequence ATGAATACCCTGGTCACCTGGCTGCAGCCGTGGGAGCCCTCGCTGCCGGTCTTTCTGGCTTGCGCGCTGGCCGTCGGCCTGTACGCCATCGGTCTGATCCGGGGGGCCTCGCCCGGGTTCTGGCCGGCGCTGTCGTATTTCGCCGGTGTGGCGCTGATCTATGCCGTCACCCAGACCCATTATGATTACTACTCGCAGTATCTGTTCTCGGCGCACCGGCTGCAGCATCTGGTGCTGCATCACCTGGGGCCGTTCCTGATCGCACTGGCAATGCCGGCGGGCGTGCTGGCGACTGCCCTGCCGGCGCGGGTCCGGGCCTGGCCGCGGGGGCCGGCGGCACCGCTTTTCGGTGCCCTGCGCCGGGTGTATCGCGTGCTCCAGCAGCCGTTCATCGCCGGTGTGCTGTTCGTCGGGGTGATCTACTTCTGGCTGACGCCCGAGATTCACTTTGACGCCATGCTGAGCATCGACCTGTACTGGTTCATGAACTGGACGATGCTGCTCGACGGGCTGCTGTTCTGGTGGCTCATTTTCGAGCGCAGTGATCAGGCCGTCACACCCCGCCTGAGCCCCGGTCGGCGCATTCTGCTGCTGGCGCTGATCATGCCGCCGCAGATCGCCTTGGGGGCGTACATCACATTCAGCGGCCAGAATCTGTTCGAAATCTACGATGTCTGCGGCCGCGCGTTTCCCATCGATCCGCTGCTTGATCAGCAGATCGGCGGCCTGATTACATGGATACCGGCGGCAATGATGAGCGTGATGGCTGCCATCATCGTCCTCGCATTCCGTCTGCACGGGAGGGAATCGGATGCCTGA